DNA from Candidatus Tanganyikabacteria bacterium:
GAGCGTGGACCTGGCGCGGCACTGGGCGGACGGCAAGGACCAGAGCGAGTACGCCAACGTGTTCTCCGTGGGGCTGGCCTACTTGCCGGTGCAGGTCAGGCTGTGACCCCTCGTCGGCCGGAAGCGGCCAAACCGGCGAAGTGGAAGGTGGCCGACGAGCGTTGGCGCCCCCAGGCGCCCCAAGCGGCGAAACTAGCCGAACGCCCACACCGGAGGACTTCCTCTTGATTGTCCCAATCCTGGCGGTCGCGCTTGCGGCGCCGGCCGCCGCCGAAGCGCCGGCGCGGCCGCCAGCCCCTGGCGGGAAGCTCACGCTCGCCGAGGCCGTCCGCCTGGCTGTGCGGTACAGCCCCGCCCTGGCGGCCAGCGAAGCCAGGCTTGCGCAGGCCGGCCACCAGATCGCGCAGACCCGCGCGGGTGTCTACCCGCAGGTCTCGCTGTCGGCGAGCGCGCTCAACTTCCGGCAGATCGACGCCAACGCAATCAGCAGTTTCGGCGGCGGCCTGGGCGGCGCCAACCTCGGCGGCTTCGCGCCTCCGGGGGGATCGTTCAACTTCATGCAGACCGGCGTGGCCGTCAGCCAGACGCTCTTCGACGGCTTCCAGACCGCCGACGCCCTGGCCATCGCGGACGCGACGCTGGGGATGAACGAGGTGGACCTGGCGAACCAGCGGCGCAAGGCCGCCTACGACGCGGCCAGCGCCTACTTCGCCGTCCTGCGGGCGGAGCGCCTGGCCCGCAACGCCCGCGACGCCGCCCGCCAGACCGACGCCCACGTGGCGGCGGCCACGGTGCGCGAGAAGGCGGGCACGGGCACCCGCTTCGAGATCTTGCAGGCCGAGACGCAGCGAGCGGCGGTTCGAGGCCAGGTGCGGGCCGCCGAGAATGCGGCGGCCCTGGCGCGCCTCAATCTGGGCAACGTCATCGGCGAGGATCTGGGCGATCGCGCGCCGGAGACGGTATTGCTGCCCGAAGGGGCTCCCGGCGCCGTCGCGGAGGCCGTCGAGCGGCGGCCGGAAGTCCAGACGCTCGCGTGGAAGCGGCGCCTGGACGAGGCCGCGGTCGATTTGTCGAGAAAGGCCAACCTGCCGCGCGTATCTCTCAACGGCAACTACAGCCAGCAGGGATTCACGTCGGGCCGCTCCCTCTCGGTGACGATGGGCCTGCAGTGGAACCTCATCGACTGGGGCAAGGCCGACGCCAAGGTCGCGCAGACCGAGAAGGACCTGGCGCAGACCGACCTGCTGCTCGCGCAGGCGCGCCGGAACCTGGCGGCGGACGTGCAGGGCGCCGTCCTGTCTCGGCAGGATGCCCGCGACCGGCTGGAAATCGCCGAACGCGGGGCGGGGCTCGCCCGCGAGGCCCATCGGATGGCCGAAGTCCGCTACCGGGCGGGAATCGGCACCAGCTTCGACGTCATCGATGCCCAGACCAGTCTGCTCCAGGCCGAGAACAGCGAGGCGCAGGCCCGGTTCGACACGCAACTGGCCGAGATCCGCCTGGCGCAGGCGCTCGGCGTGGAGCTCGCCATACCCGGAGAATCACCATGAACTACTCACCGGCTGCCCTGCTGGCGGCGCTCGGATGGCCTGGCGCCTCTCGGACGCAGGCACGGAGGCCTGCGCCACCGATGCATCCGGTGGGGCCGGCCTCCGTGCCGGCCGCTACGCCACCGAAGCATCCGGTGGGGCCGGCCTCCGTGCCGGCCGCTACGCCACCGAAGCATCCGGTGGGGCCGGCC
Protein-coding regions in this window:
- a CDS encoding TolC family protein — encoded protein: MIVPILAVALAAPAAAEAPARPPAPGGKLTLAEAVRLAVRYSPALAASEARLAQAGHQIAQTRAGVYPQVSLSASALNFRQIDANAISSFGGGLGGANLGGFAPPGGSFNFMQTGVAVSQTLFDGFQTADALAIADATLGMNEVDLANQRRKAAYDAASAYFAVLRAERLARNARDAARQTDAHVAAATVREKAGTGTRFEILQAETQRAAVRGQVRAAENAAALARLNLGNVIGEDLGDRAPETVLLPEGAPGAVAEAVERRPEVQTLAWKRRLDEAAVDLSRKANLPRVSLNGNYSQQGFTSGRSLSVTMGLQWNLIDWGKADAKVAQTEKDLAQTDLLLAQARRNLAADVQGAVLSRQDARDRLEIAERGAGLAREAHRMAEVRYRAGIGTSFDVIDAQTSLLQAENSEAQARFDTQLAEIRLAQALGVELAIPGESP